The Streptomyces nigra genome includes the window ATCCAGGGCGCCCGCAGCATCCTGGAGATCGGCACGCTCGGCGGGTACTCCACGATCTGGCTGGCCCGCGCGCTGCCCGCCGACGGCCGGCTGGTCTCGCTGGAGTACGACGCCCGGCACGCCGAGGTCGCCGTCCGCAATCTGGCGCGGGCGGGCCTGGACCGGATCGCGCAGGTGCGGGTCGGGCCGGCCCTGGAGTCGCTGCCCAAGCTGGCCGACGAGAACCCGGCCCCCTTCGACCTGGTGTTCATCGACGCCGACAAGGCGAACAACGCGCACTACGTGGAGTGGGCGCTGCGGCTGACGAGCACCGGCAGTCTGATCGTCGTCGACAACGTGGTGCGGGGCGGCGCGGTCCTGGACGCGGACAGCGCCGCGCCGGACGTACGGGGCACCCGGGCCGCCGTGGAACTGATCGGCAGGCACCCCCGGTTGACCGCCACGGCGGTGCAGACGGTGGGCGCCAAGGGCTACGACGGGTTCGTGCTGGCCCGGGTGCGGGCGTAGCGGGTGCGGTGCGGCCCGGGTGCGGGCGCAGCGCGGCCGGAAACGGGGGCCGGGCGGGTCAGACCTCCAGGTGGAAGCCGACGTTGACGCTGCGCGGGGCGGTGCGGTCGTGGACGACGATCTCGCCGCTGCCGCCCCTGGGCAGCGACACGGTCTGCCCGTACCCGATGGGATGCACCTGGCCGCCGACAGTCATCCGCACCTCGGAGGACGGGTCGGCCTGCGAGCCGCGCAGCCAGGTCACATGCCAGCTGCCGTCGGCGGCGCACTGGAACTCCAGATGGACGCGGGAGACGAACAGCCAGTCGTCGGGGGTCGCCAGCCGGCACACGGACTTGTCCCGGCCGACCCGGAGCACGGCGCCCGGCTCGCTGGGCGCGTCGGCCATGAGCATGCCGGCCGTGGCGCCCTCGTCCGCCGCGGACACGGCGGCCATGGTGAGTTCGAGCACGTGCGCTCCTTCTGAAACGTCCTTGCCCGACGGCCGGTTCGACCATCGACGCCGCATGATAAATCGCCCGGCGCGATCGTGTCCGGCACAATGAACTCATGACCGAGCGAAAGCCTCCCGGTGTGCCGTTCGAGTCGTGGGTGGACCACCAGATCAGTCAGGCGCAGGGACGTGGCGACTTCGACCGCCTGCCCGGCGCCGGCCGACCGCTGCCGCGCGATCTGGAGGAGCCGTACGACGAACTGTGGTGGGTGAAGCGCAAGATGGCCCGTGAGGGCCTGTCGGTGCTCCCCCCGGCGCTGGCGTTGCGCAAGGAGGCGGAGGACGCGCTGGACGCGGCGTACGCGGCGCCCACGGAGCGGGCCGTCCGGAAGATCATCACGGACGTGAACGTCAAGATCCGCGACATGCTGCTGAAGCCGCCGCCCGGCCCTCCCCTGGGCCGCCGGCCGTACGACGTCGACGAGGTCGTACGGGAGTGGCGGGAGCGCCGGGAGGGACGCCGGGCGGCGGACGGGTCCAGCGGGACGGGTGCGTCAGACGCGTAGGAGCCGTTCGGCCAGTTCGCGGTAGTCGCGCAGCGCGAGACGCAGTTGCTCGGTGTCGGTGGCGCCGTCGGAGTTCAGCCAGGACTTGCGCAGGGTGCCGCGCCGCTGGGTCATCGCCTCGGTGAGCCGGGCGAGCAGTTCCTCGACGGCGTGGTCGGCTTCCTCCACGGCGTCGCGCGGCCGGTCGACGAAGTGCGTCAGGGCGTCATGCAGCCGCAGCTCCAGCCGGTCGCGGTCGTCGTGCGGGAGCAGCGCGGCGCCGGTGGCGGTGGCGTCCGGGGTGCCATGCGGGTCGTGAGTGCCGTGCGTGCCGTGTGTGTCGTGCCCGGTGGTGTGGTGACGGGTGTCGTGGGTGCCGGTGGTGTCGCGGGTGCCGTGCGGGTCGCGGTCGCCGTGCGTCCCGGCCGCCTTCCCGTCCGGGAATCCGGGGTCCGTGCCGGTGCCCCGGGTGCCGGGCTCCCCGTTCTCGCGCAGGCCGGCGTCCTCGTACGCGCTGCCCTCGCGTGTTCCGGTCCGCTCGTCCTCGGGGGCGGCGGGCCACCGGTCCGTTCCGGTCCCGGTGCGGGCGGTGCCGCGTGCGCCGGGCTCCGTCTCCGTGTGCGTGATGTCCTTCATCTCAGCTCCTCCCCGCGTGCGTGCGCTCGGAGGTCCGGCGGGACCGGGATCCTCCGACGAGTTCCTCGAACAGGGCCCGCGCCTCCAGCAGTGCCTCGCGCATCTCCTCCGTGCCGGATGTACCGGACGTACGGGACGTGCCGGACCCGTTGCGGGCGACGTGGTGCAGATGCCGGTAGCCCTGCACGTGGGGAGCGTGGTGCACGGCCAGGGCCTCGACCCGCTCCTCGTACCGGTCGCCGTCCGGGTAGCCGCGGGCGCCTGCCACCTCGGCGAGCAGCCGCTCGGCCTCCGCCACCGCCTCGTGGGGCGCGTCGACGAAGTGCTCCTGGGCGGCGGCCCAGCGCGCCTCGAAGCGCTCGGCGTCGGCCGGTTCCAGGGCGCGCTCCTTCAGCCCGCCGTGCCGCTCGACGAGTTGGGCGAGCTCGTGCTCGGCCGCCTTGGTGTCCCCGTCGTGGCGGGCCACGGCTCGTTCGTATTCGGGGCCGAAGCGCCGCTTCAGACCCCGGCCGCCCCGGGCACCACCACGGGTGCGCAGGGCCAGGGCGATCGCGCCGAGAACGACGACGACCGCGATCACGATCAGAATGATCACGCCAGTTGACATGGACGTCGGGTTGCCGGTAAAGGCCGTCTCAAACGGCCGGGGGCCGTACGACATTCCGGCGGGCGGGGTTCCCGTCCTCACCCACCTCAGGGCCCACCGCCCGTCCCGCACAAACCAGGTGCCGCCGCGCGGACCCCGGTGCGAGCATGGCGCCCATGTCCTGGACCGTCGCCCCCGAACCGCCCGACTCCCCCGCCGCCGTGGCTCTCTGGCGGGCGTACTACACGGAGGTCAGCGACCGTTGGTACCTCCTGCACGAGGGGCGGCGCACGGACCCGGCGGAGCTGGAACGCGAGATCGCGGTGCGCTCCGGGGACGAACTGCGGCCCCCGCAGGGCACGTTGCTGGTGGCCCGGTGGGCGGGCGAGCCGGCCGGCACGGCGGGGGTGCGCCTGCTGGACGGCGGGGCGGCCGAGCTGACGCGGGTGTACGTCCGTGACGCGCTGCGCGGCAGGGGCGGTGGGCCGGTGCTCGTGCGGGCCGCCGAGGACGCGGCGCGGGCCCTCGGGGCCGCCCGCCTGATCCTGGACACCCGGCACGACCTGGTGGAGGCACGCGCGCTGTATGCCCGGCTCGGCTACGCGGAGACCGCCCCGCACAACGACGACCCGTACGCCGAGCACTGGTTCGCCAAAGCCCTGACCTGACGGCGGGTTCCCTCAGGCCTCGGCGGGCCGTGCCCCGTCGTGCGGCTGCTCCCGGTCGGAGCCGCACAGTTCGGAGTTGAGCTCCTTGACCAGCTGGACGAGGTCGGTCGGCCGGTCGGGGCCCCACCAGTCGCCGAGCAGTTCGGCCAGCGACTCCTCCCGGACCCGGGCCAGGTCCTCGGCGACCTCGCGGCCCCGGTCGGTGAGGACCAGGTCGACGCCCTCGCGGGCGGCCAGTCCTCGCCCCTCCACCTGCCGGGCGGCGTCCAGGATGACCCGCAGCGGTACGGAGGTGCGTTCGGTGAGCACGACCGGCTCGACCCAGCCGTACCGTTTGATCCGCAGCAGCAGCCAGCTCGCGGCGGGCAGCAGGTCGTACCCCGCCCGCTCGGTGATGGTCTCGTAGATCCGCCGGCGGCCCTCGCGGGTGCCGAGCACCGACAGGGCCCGGCACACCTCGTCGTAGGAGGAGCGCTCGACGGGGTTGCTGGCCAGGGTCTCGGTGACGTCGGGGGCGGTGACCGAGCCGCGGAGCTTGTCCTCGCGCAGGAACCAGGCCAGCACGAAGCCCAGCAGGGCCACCGGGACGGCGTACAGGAACACGTCGGTGATCGCGGTCGCGTACGCGTCGAGCGCGGCCGGGCGCAGCGCTGCGGGGAGTTCGGCGATGCCGCGCGGGTCGGCCTCCAGCCCTTCGAGGGAGGCGCCGGGCGGCAGCCGTACGCCGCGGAAGGCGTCCACGAGAAGGTCGTCGAGGCGGCTCGCGAAGACGGTGCCGAAGATGGCGACGCCGAACGAGGCGCCGATCGAGCGGAAGAACGTGGCGCCGGAGGTGGCGACGCCGAGGTCCTCGTAGGGGACGGCGTTCTGCACGATGAGCACGAGGACCTGCATGACCAGGCCGAGGCCCAGCCCGAACACGAAGAAGTACACGCTCATCAGGGCGGTGGAGCTGCCCGTGTCGAGCTGGTGCAGAAGCAGCAGGCCGACGGCGGTCACGCCGGTGCCGGCGATCGGGAACACCTTCCAGCGGCCG containing:
- a CDS encoding O-methyltransferase; the encoded protein is MSDSQLWGDVDAYFTDHLAVEDDALVAARRESDAAGLPPISVTAPQGKLLRLLAEIQGARSILEIGTLGGYSTIWLARALPADGRLVSLEYDARHAEVAVRNLARAGLDRIAQVRVGPALESLPKLADENPAPFDLVFIDADKANNAHYVEWALRLTSTGSLIVVDNVVRGGAVLDADSAAPDVRGTRAAVELIGRHPRLTATAVQTVGAKGYDGFVLARVRA
- a CDS encoding FHA domain-containing protein, whose translation is MLELTMAAVSAADEGATAGMLMADAPSEPGAVLRVGRDKSVCRLATPDDWLFVSRVHLEFQCAADGSWHVTWLRGSQADPSSEVRMTVGGQVHPIGYGQTVSLPRGGSGEIVVHDRTAPRSVNVGFHLEV
- a CDS encoding DUF1992 domain-containing protein, whose translation is MTERKPPGVPFESWVDHQISQAQGRGDFDRLPGAGRPLPRDLEEPYDELWWVKRKMAREGLSVLPPALALRKEAEDALDAAYAAPTERAVRKIITDVNVKIRDMLLKPPPGPPLGRRPYDVDEVVREWRERREGRRAADGSSGTGASDA
- a CDS encoding GNAT family N-acetyltransferase, with protein sequence MSWTVAPEPPDSPAAVALWRAYYTEVSDRWYLLHEGRRTDPAELEREIAVRSGDELRPPQGTLLVARWAGEPAGTAGVRLLDGGAAELTRVYVRDALRGRGGGPVLVRAAEDAARALGAARLILDTRHDLVEARALYARLGYAETAPHNDDPYAEHWFAKALT